TGCAACCACCTCCTTTTCTCCTTCATAAATGCTGTAACGCATCATATCCGAAAGTTTCAATATTAATTCTTGTGCTTTTCGCGAATCTTTAGCAACCAAACCATATAAATTATTAAGCGTATTAAAAAAGAAATGCGGGCTAACCTGGCTTTTCAAAAGCATCAATTCAGCTTTTGTTTTTTCACTTTTCAGTTTGTTGATAAAAATAATTTGTTGAATAAGCCAAACGACCCCAAGTCCACCAAGCAACGCATAATAACAAATTACAATCAGACCAACTTTTGGGTGGTAGTTTCCTAAAAAAACTACCGATTTATTTTGTGTAAAAATCACTTCATAAACCGTAATCATTACAGGAACAAACGCGGCCACCAGAAGAGCGGCCACCATCCATTTCAAATTTCTTTTCAGGGTCATCATAATACAATATTACAACTATAAATAAGCCTCTGCAAACTTGTTGACAAACAACAATCAAAACGTGTTGAAATAACGAAAAGAAGTGACATAAGTACTTTGCGTACTCCAAAAATACTTTTTGTCAGGCAAATTAAGACGTTGGTCACAATTATTTGAGCAACAATGCAGACGTCTTTATGTTTACCGAAATTAATCGAAAAAAGAAATGAAAAAGAGAATTTTAAGATATGTAAAACATATCAGTATCACATTTGTAATATTAGCCGCTATGGCAATTTCATTCGGATTGTATCACGGAGCTAGTTTTCGTTATGCAGAAAATCCCGAAATGATGAATTGGGATAAAGATGGTCCCTATATTTTTAATAAAAATGATAGTGTTTTGAGTGTAAATTACATTAGAGGAAATCAGGATGATGGATTTTATTTAGACCAAAAAGAATATGCTTCAAATTCCAAGATTCCGGCTTATTGTTATTTCCCCTTAGATTCTACGCGATTTGAATTTTATCTCGATAACACTATCATAATTCCTAGAAACACTTACGATGACAAAGCTAAAATTCTAGCCATATCTGATATTGAAAGCGGTTTCAGAACTTTTCGTGATTTTTTGATTGCCAATAAAGTCATTGACAAAAAGCTCAATTGGTCGTTTGGGAATGGCCATCTTGTTTTACTTGGTGATTTTGTAGACAGGGATTTTTCTACCACCCAAGTGCTTTGGTTTATTTACAAATTAGAGCAGGAGGCAAATGAGAAAGGCGGAACAGTTCATTTTATTTTGGGAAACCATGAATTAAAAAATATGCAGGGAAATTTTGAATCTACCTCTCCGAAATATTACCACGTTGCTTCTATCTTAAAAAAACGGCAAACCGAATTGTATGATAAAAATTCTTTTCTTGGCAGATGGATGTCGAGCAAAAATACCATCGAAAAAATTAATGGCATCCTTTTTTCGCACGGCGGATTACATTCTGATTTGGGCAATTATAAAATAGATCTTGACGAGGTAAATCAAATAATTCGCAATAATTATTACAAACCTTACTATCCTAATCCACGAAAAAATATAGAACAATTATTGATTTCCTCACACAAAGGAATCGCTTGGTATCGAGGTTATTTTAAAGACGATTTGGCCCAAGAAGATGTAGAACGAAATCTTAATAAATTTGATGCAAAAGCAATCGTAGTTGGCCATACCCTTCAGCCGAAAGTCAATAGCCAATTCAACAAAAAAGTAATTGGCATTGACGTCAAACATCCAAAAGATTATTCGAAAAGCTTTCCCAATCAAGAATCAGAAGGTCTGCTGATTGAAGGCAACAAT
This portion of the Flavobacterium gelatinilyticum genome encodes:
- a CDS encoding sensor histidine kinase; the encoded protein is MMTLKRNLKWMVAALLVAAFVPVMITVYEVIFTQNKSVVFLGNYHPKVGLIVICYYALLGGLGVVWLIQQIIFINKLKSEKTKAELMLLKSQVSPHFFFNTLNNLYGLVAKDSRKAQELILKLSDMMRYSIYEGEKEVVAIQEEIDFLKNYIELHTMRYHKHITVDFNCDVDQSQKVVPLLFIILLENAFKHGVENLRQNAYVKMNLTASQNQICFEIENNYEKMNISSGIGLKNLKRRLELIYPNQHVLSFSITESVYQARLILKRL
- a CDS encoding metallophosphoesterase, with protein sequence MKKRILRYVKHISITFVILAAMAISFGLYHGASFRYAENPEMMNWDKDGPYIFNKNDSVLSVNYIRGNQDDGFYLDQKEYASNSKIPAYCYFPLDSTRFEFYLDNTIIIPRNTYDDKAKILAISDIESGFRTFRDFLIANKVIDKKLNWSFGNGHLVLLGDFVDRDFSTTQVLWFIYKLEQEANEKGGTVHFILGNHELKNMQGNFESTSPKYYHVASILKKRQTELYDKNSFLGRWMSSKNTIEKINGILFSHGGLHSDLGNYKIDLDEVNQIIRNNYYKPYYPNPRKNIEQLLISSHKGIAWYRGYFKDDLAQEDVERNLNKFDAKAIVVGHTLQPKVNSQFNKKVIGIDVKHPKDYSKSFPNQESEGLLIEGNNYYRVLHNGEMKKI